Proteins co-encoded in one Colletes latitarsis isolate SP2378_abdomen chromosome 13, iyColLati1, whole genome shotgun sequence genomic window:
- the Polr1f gene encoding RNA polymerase I subunit F: MKFKTYTGITWSVLELSGLLEDEDSHVYFERLKKHFGLHPFHLTNLNAALNEILSSNLNLYDAELKGFLLAYKNPKLLTPLGEIFYDTCFIHVDIEADFYIFRPKVGCSLKGIVNKKGIDHIGVLVHKAFNVSIPKMDNDENWPGDNLEIGQEVRFKVTSLDFDSKLPFIRGILNPDDYLQGCKLMEKTFNRSHFNNHQINDESIESNVLETNSKQHTFFATDSENSSDEGVAKVKKETSLEKKSKKKFDKEKPTEIIEIKEEDKKHGKKFKKVKESIAEPIKIEETVEQFTNSNTINGELESDQELKPVLKKRARKKSRDHGSQSSLDEQYNEKSEKSAKSPKNVSRSSCNEESKTKISKIKVEHVEGSSSELVVEESESKSKVKSKKHAAKRKLLDETDNSADDFTADKYITSSSKKKLKIRPSDYDNVAVKTEELYEVNEEVEEVPIQKQHKRHKHSIKLEFPESDVDGSSNAEKTPRKRRSKTSSIADPEFAFHDINIKKEKLDLNTSTNSSNHDTMEDDNNTSIKKKRKKHSKKNLLDSDEIKIEPGFEDIVKVEIFDDDVYTSNKSSTKRKHKFDLNNVTSDNETDLKSNGRYSKKKKTTNDEVIFHDVEVKKEKFVTNVASEEDKNDVIEKKQSKKLNKSRKLESEFDFSDVQVKTENCADS; the protein is encoded by the exons ATGAAGTTTAAAACGTACACGGGCATTACTTGGTCCGTTTTAGAACTCTCGGGTCTCCTCGAGGACGAAGACTCTCACGTTTATTTTGAGAGATTAAAAAAGCATTTTGGTTTGCATCCGTTTCATTTGACGAACCTAAATGCCGCGTTGAACGAAATCCTAAGttcgaatttaaatttgtacgaTGCCGA ATTAAAAGGATTTCTGTTGGCTTACAAAAATCCTAAACTACTGACTCCATTGGGCGAAATATTTTACGATACTTGTTTCATTCACGTCGATATCGAAGCAGATTTTTATATATTCAGACCCAAAGTAGGATGTTCGTTGAaag GAATTGTCAATAAGAAAGGAATAGACCACATTGGAGTTCTTGTACATAAAGCATTTAACGTATCAATTCCAAAAATGGATAATGATGAGAATTGGCCTGGCGATAATCTTGAaattggccaagaagtacgatTTAAAGTAACTTCTCTTGACTTTGATAGTAAATTGCCTTTTATTCGTGGCATTTTAAATCCAGA CGATTATTTACAAGGATGTAAATTAATGGAAAAGACATTTAATAGGAGCCATTTTAATAACCATCAAATCAATGATGAAAGTATAGAGAGTAATGTATTGGAAACTAATTCTAAACAACACACATTTTTTGCTACTGATTCTGAAAATAGTTCGGACGAAGGTGTAGCAAAAGTAAAAAAAGAAACTTCTCTGGAAAAGAAGTCAAAGAAGAAATTTGATAAAGAGAAACCAACGGAGATCATTGAAATAAAGGAAGAGGACAAGAAACAtggtaaaaaatttaaaaaagttaAAGAATCTATAGCCGAACCGATTAAGATAGAAGAGACAGTGGAACAATTTACGAATAGTAATACCATAAATGGTGAATTGGAAAGCGATCAAGAATTAAAACCAGTTTTAAAGAAGCGTGCGAGAAAAAAATCTAGAGATCACGGTTCGCAAAGTAGCCTAGACGAACAATATAATGAAAAGTCTGAAAAGTCTGCAAAGTCTCCCAAAAATGTATCAAGAAGTTCGTGTAACGAAGAGTCTAAAACTAAAATTAGCAAAATTAAAGTGGAACATGTTGAAGGTAGTAGTTCTGAACTGGTTGTGGAGGAAAGTGAATCTAAAAGCAAAGTCAAGTCCAAGAAACATGCTGCAAAGAGAAAGCTCTTGGACGAAACTGATAATTCTGCAGATGATTTTACTGCAGACAAATATATAACGAGTTCAAGCAAAAAGAAATTGAAGATCAGACCGTCAGATTATGATAATGTCGCTGTTAAAACGGAGGAATTGTACGAAGTAAACGAAGAAGTAGAAGAAGTTCCAATTCAGAAGCAACATAAAAGACATAAACATTCTATAAAGTTAGAGTTTCCTGAAAGTGATGTGGATGGCAGTAGTAACGCTGAAAAGACTCCGAGAAAAAGACGTTCCAAAACGTCGAGTATAGCGGATCCCGAATTTGCATTTCACGATATAAATATTAAGAAGGAAAAGCTTGACTTAAATACGTCTACGAACAGTTCTAATCACGATACGATGGAAGACGACAACAATACTTCGATTAAAAAGAAACGGAAAAAGCACTCGAAGAAGAATCTTTTGGAcagcgatgaaattaaaatagagcCTGGTTTCGAGGATATAGTTAAAGTAGAAATATTTGACGACGATGTTTATACTTCAAACAAAAGTTCGACGAAAAGGAAGCACAAATTCGATTTGAATAACGTTACCAGCGACAATGAAACGGATTTGAAAAGTAACGGGAGGTAttcgaagaaaaagaaaacaacGAACGATGAAGTAATTTTTCACGATGTGGAAGTAAAGAAGGAGAAATTTGTAACAAACGTTGCGTCTGAAGAGGATAAAAACGACGTAATAGAGAAGAAGCAaagcaaaaaattaaataagtcTAGAAAACTCGAATCGGAATTTGACTTTAGTGACGTTCAAGTTAAAACTGAAAACTGCGCTGATAGCTAG
- the Brwd3 gene encoding bromodomain and WD repeat-containing protein, whose amino-acid sequence MEGSVSKNETAITPELYFVIAKFLAAGPCREAAQVLKRELERAKVLPQRLDWEGRVHNQTFEELEKKYSHIGPNHLLQICARIGPVLEKEVPPCIPGAVSLLGAGRQSLLRTHEDVLRQVRGIVSYSGRLGGKPFMKSTYSLSVPNTVRVLQGRENSGPLSRREAIPTRFYHRMQLYRHTLGHLSAVYCVLFDRTGKYIITGADDLLVKVWSSIDGRLLATFRGASAEIMDIAVNFDNSLLAAGSLDRILRVWCFQTMSPVAVLSGHSGMITSVNFCPISCNGVYYLVSTSTDGSVAFWSHTRKGNERAVFQPKPIQYHEKMRPGQAQMICASFSPGGAFMAAGSADHHVRVYAMLGDEGPRRVLEVEAHSDTVDSIQWAHSGLRFISGSKDGTANVWNFEQQQWIHKRLLMTTKLPGESEPDDDSNKKAKVTMVSWDVSDEWVITAVNDSSLKVWNAKSGELVKVLRGHKDEVFVLESHPIDPRVILSAGHDGQLIIWDVLNTEPIACFQNFIEGQGNGAVFDAKWSPDGTMLAATDSHGHLLLYGFGSGVQKLKIIPKELFFHTDYRPLIRDANNYVLDEQTQTAPHLMPPPFLVDVDGNPYPPVLQRLVPGRENCRGEQLVPNIAVGAGGMQEVIEGLPAQEPRSNIDQLIEALAQRQNINVEGEGGDDREENVMEQPVRQMASPRGSRSGLRRAGDVEGVRQSSGNWQRDNTTPWNKPILARSMNPAVRETQYKVLHATADMELENWRREMRRRPQPVSSTVTTEGNISSRLTNRKRNRTARHGYRTRAARGEEQEDEEFENLDNAGTTGSSASSNSNDSTAHEEDLCSDSSTSDSSTEYSDWIADHGLNLEPPKRSKRKPVKKRSLTPPSDPDRRRSKRPKKKSVPVPNGIGEVPEAFRPSEWLTEIIPRKAPYYPQMGDEIVYFRQGHQFYLDAVRNKKVYELGPRCEPWNKVNIRAQEFVKVVGIKYEIRPPRLCCLKLALMDEDGRLTGENFTIKYHDMADVLDFLVLRQTFDTALARSWSEGDRFRCMIDDGWWMGQIQSMEPLDEDFPESFFMCFRVRWDNGEYERMSPWDLEPVDENRLPAELGGAVPVLPEEIRTILYQPQAEEWPMGDREATCRRIIRGLDQVMSLAIAEPFMAPVDLNIYPAYAFVVEYPIDLSTIKARFENHFYRRVTSAQFDVRYLATNAEQFNEPHSQIVKHARIVTDLCLRIIKETTELDVPAIYHQLVDTYHSSESEVEVEDAKDKPSTSTQRATSSRNLRSQEIANDWKVTCRQLLETLWQCEDSIPFREPVDRLEHPDYHQIIDTPMDLRTVKEDLLGGNYETPLEFAKDMRLIFTNSKNYNTNKRSRIYTMTIRLSAMFEEHMRKIISNWKSARRRNNNRTNAKGKGKKGKVRLTNGTGPPKSKSTCTDDDVNSEDDDEDLDEVQRKKNSNVSAPGPSRMTNGHTKRSFNSSRVLKLRISRSVISKKTKESESEASDSEASMESESSGSVPVRRTRARKVVPSASTDSDSGDVYTPSGRGKQTKKNRAKNSKNNKQAKSKSKVFVAADDDDDDDDDDEEDEDDEQFVAIESSDEESEEEVINKTSTRSRKLVSEPVTSLKCITKNGRNNIESQSEDDEDEEEEEEEEEEEEEEEEEEEVEQSQHETNNQDSDSEDSDKIFAPSRSQRRARGLREVQIQETTLNSRRSGKRPRYNEESDESNTMPVRNRRKIKRQSYAENSDESLPEPENVLGISISSRGRVRKMTERARAFLGSLESP is encoded by the exons ATGGAGGGCAGCGTGTCCAAGAATGAGACTGCAATAACACCAG AGCTGTACTTCGTAATTGCCAAATTCTTAGCGGCAGGACCTTGTCGTGAGGCCGCACag GTGTTGAAGCGTGAATTGGAGCGAGCTAAG GTTTTGCCACAAAGGCTAGATTGGGAAGGGCGTGTACATAATCAAACATTTGAAGAGTTG GAAAAGAAGTATTCTCATATTGGACCAAATCATTTGTTACAAATATGTGCCAGAATTGGTCCAGTATTAGAAAAAGAGGTACCTCCATGTATACCAGGAGCAGTATCTCTTCTCGGAGCAGGCAGACAATCTTTGTTACGTACACACGAGG ATGTTTTACGTCAAGTACGCGGCATCGTTTCATATTCTGGAAGACTAGGTGGAAAACCCTTTATGAAATCAACTTATAGTTTATCAGTGCCTAATACAG tacGTGTACTTCAAGGAAGGGAGAATTCAGGTCCTTTGAGTCGTCGAGAAGCGATACCTACAAGGTTTTATCATAGAATGCAATTGTACAGACATACATTGGGACATTTATCTGCAGTATATTGTGTTCTTTTCGATCGTACTGGGAAATATATAATAACTGGTGCAGACGATTTACTTGTTAAAGTATGGAGTTCTATCGATGGGCGATTACTAGCTACCTTTCGCGGAGCATCGGCTGAAATTATGGACATTGCAGTAAATTTTGATAACAGTTTACTCGCTGCTGGAAGTCTAGATCGCATATTGAGAGTTTGGTGTTTTCAAACAATGTCTCCT gtTGCAGTTCTGTCTGGACACTCTGGCATGATAACGTCTGTGAATTTTTGTCCTATATCTTGCAATGGTGTATACTACTTAGTTTCTACAAGTACAGACGGGTCTGTTGCATTTTGGTCTCACACAAGAAAGGGGAACGAGAGAGCAGTGTTTCA GCCGAAACCAATTCAGTACCATGAAAAGATGCGACCTGGCCAGGCACAAATGATTTGTGCTTCGTTCAGTCCTGGTGGGGCATTTATGGCAGCTGGTTCAGCCGATCATCATGTCAGAGTATACGCGATGTTAGGAGACGAAGGTCCACGTAGAGTTTTAGAGGTTGAAGCACATTCTGATACAGTTGATAGTATTCAATGGGCACATAGCGGTTTGAGGTTCATTTCTGGTTCGAAAGATGGTACTGCAAATGTATGGAATTTTGAACAGCAACAGTGGATACATAAACGTTTATTAATGACTACAAAACTTCCTGG agaatcagagccagatgatgattcTAACAAAAAAGCCAAGGTTACTATGGTTAGTTGGGATGTAAGTGATGAATGGGTTATCACAGCTGTAAATGACAGTTCGTTAAAAGTATGGAATGCAAAATCAGGTGAATTAGTAAAAGTTCTTCGTGGTCACAAAGATGAAGTCTTTGTGTTAGAATCCCATCCGATAGATCCTCGTGTAATATTGAGTGCTGGACATGATGGGCAACTTATAATTTGGGATGTATTAAATACAGAACCTATAGCctgttttcaaaattttattgaAGGTCAAGGTAATGGTGCTGTTTTTGATGCAAAATGGTCCCCAGATGGAACAATGTTGGCAGCAACAGATTCCCATGGACATCTTTTACTATATGGTTTCGGATCTGGTGTTCAGAAACTTAAAATA ATaccaaaagaattatttttccaTACGGATTATAGACCATTAATACGAGATGCAAATAATTATGTTTTGGATGAACAAACACAGACAGCGCCTCATTTAATGCCTCCGCCATTTTTGGTGGACGTCGATGGAAATCCTTATCCACCAGTGCTGCAAAGATTGGTTCCTGGAAGAGAAAACTGTAGAGGGGAGCAGCTAGTACCAAACATTGCAGTAGGTGCTGGAg GAATGCAAGAAGTTATAGAAGGTCTTCCAGCTCAAGAACCACGGTCCAATATTGACCAATTAATCGAAGCTCTTGCACAAAGGCAAAATATTAACGTCGAAGGAGAAGGTGGCGATGATAGAGAAGAAAATGTAATGGAACAACCAGTTCGTCAAATGGCTAGTCCTCGTGGGAGCAGATCGGGCTTGAGAAGAGCCGGTGATGTCGAAGGTGTTCGACAAAGTAGTGGTAATTGGCAAAGAGATAATACTACACCTTGGAATAAGCCTATACTTGCTCGATCTATGAATCCAGCTGTTAGAGAAACACAATACAAAGTTTT ACACGCAACAGCAGACATGGAACTTGAGAATTGGAGACGtgaaatgcgaagaaggccgcaACCAGTGTCAAGTACTGTCACTACTGAAGGCAATATAAGTAGTCGATTAACAAATCGAAAACGTAATAGAACTGCTAGACATGGTTATAGAACTAGGGCTGCACGTGGCGAAGAACAGGAGGATGAAGAGTTCGAG AATCTTGATAATGCAGGAACAACAGGAAGTTCGGCCAGTAGCAACAGTAATGACTCTACTGCTCACGAGGAAGATTTGTGTTCCGATAGTTCTACTTCAGATTCTAGTACAGAATATTCAGATTGGATTGCTGATCATGGTTTAAATCTAGAACCACCAAAGAGAAGTAAACGCAAACCTGTGAAAAAGCGATCTCTTACTCCACCAAGTGATCCGGACAGAAGACGTAGCAAACGCCCTAAGAAAAAG TCCGTGCCGGTACCTAATGGTATTGGGGAAGTCCCAGAAGCTTTTAGACCTTCCGAATGGCTTACTGAAATAATACCAAGAAAAGCTCCTTACTATCCACAGATGGGCGATGAAATTGTGTATTTTCGTCAAGGACATCAATTCTATTTAGATGCTGTTAGAAATAAAAAAGTGTATGAACTTGGTCCGCGATGTGAACCTTGGAATAAAGTTAATATAAGG GCTCAGGAATTTGTAAAAGTAGTAGGCATTAAGTACGAAATTCGTCCACCTCGATTATGTTGTCTAAAACTAGCATTGATGGATGAAGATGGTCGATTAACCGGAGAGAATTTCACTATTAAGTATCACGACATGGCCGATGTATTGGATTTCTTAGTTTTACGTCAAACGTTTGACACGGCCTTAGCGCGTAGTTGGTCCGAAGGAGATCGATTTCGTTGTATGATTGATGATGGATGGTGgatgggtcaaatacaatcaatgGAACCTTTGGATGAAGATTTTCCAGAATCTTTTTTCATGTGTTTTCGCGTCAGGTGGGATAATGGTGAATACGAGAGAATGAGTCCTTGGGATCTTGAACCAGTTGATGAAAACA GACTTCCTGCAGAACTTGGCGGTGCAGTTCCTGTACTTCCGGAAGAAATACGAACGATATTATACCAACCCCAGGCAGAAGAATGGCCAATGGGTGATAGAGAAGCGACTTGTCGTAGGATTATACGTGGATTAGATCAAGTGATGAGTCTTGCGATTGCAGAACCTTTTATGGCACCTGTTGATCTCAACATCTATCCAGCGTATGCATTTGTTGTGGAATATCCAATTGATTTATCAACTATAAAGGCTCGTTTTGAAAATCATTTCTATCGGAGGGTTACGTCGGCACAGTTCGACGTTCGATACTTGGCGACAAATGCAGAGCAATTTAACGAGCCACATAGTCAAATAGTAAAGCACGCAAGAATAGTTACCGATTTATGTCTACGTATTATAAA AGAAACTACGGAATTGGATGTGCCAGCTATTTATCATCAATTGGTCGATACGTACCATTCTTCCGAGTCAGAGGTTGAAGTGGAAGATGCTAAAGATAAACCTTCTACAAGTACCCAGAGAGCAACTTCTAGTAGAAATTTACGGTCACAAGAAATAGCAAATGATTGGAAAGTAACATGCCGCCAATTATTAGAAACATTATGGCAATGCGAGGATTCTATTCCTTTCAG AGAACCGGTTGATAGATTAGAACATCCGGATTATCATCAAATCATAGATACACCAATGGATTTACGTACAGTAAAAGAAGATTTATTGGGTGGTAATTATGAAACACCCTTAGAATTTGCCAAAGATAtgagattaatatttacaaatagcaaaaattataacaCTAATAAACGTTCAAGG ATATATACAATGACAATAAGATTATCAGCTATGTTTGAGGAACACatgagaaaaattatttcaaattggaAGTCTGCGAGAAGACGCAATAATAATAGAACAAATGCAAAAGGGAAAGGAAAAAAGGGTAAAGTTCGATTAACAAACGGCACAG GACCGCCGAAATCAAAATCTACTTGTACAGATGATGACGTAAATAGTGAGGATGATGACGAGGACTTGGATGAAGTACAAAGGAAGAAGAATTCTAACGTGTCTGCGCCAG GACCGTCACGTATGACAAATGGCCATACCAAACGTTCTTTTAATTCGTCACgagtgttaaaacttcgaatttCTAGATCTGTTATATCTAAAAAGACAAAAGAAAGTGAAAGTGAAGCCAGTGACTCGGAAGCTTCCATGGAAAGTGAAAGTAGTGGTAGTGTGCCTGTAAGAAGGACACGAGCAAGGAAAGTAGTACCGAGTGCTAGTACTGATAGTGATTCTGGAGATGTATATACACCCAGCGGCCGTGGAAAGCAAACAAAGAAAAAtcgcgcgaaaaatagtaaaaataataaacaagCAAAATCAAAGTCGAAAGTATTTGTCGCTgctgacgacgacgacgacgacgacgacgacgacgaagaaGATGAAGATGACGAACAATTTGTTGCAATTGAGTCATCGGATGAAGAAAGTGaagaagaagttattaacaaaactaGCACAAGATCGCGAAAACTAGTATCTGAACCTGTTACTAGCTTGAAATGCATAACGAAGAATGGCAGAAATAATATTGAGAGTCAAAGCGAAGATgatgaagatgaagaagaagaagaagaagaagaggaggaggaggaggaggaggaggaggaggaagaagTGGAGCAGTCTCAACACGAAACTAATAATCAAGATTCAGACAGCGAAGATTCGGATAAAATTTTTGCACCATCAAGGTCGCAAAGAAGAGCTCGTGGATTAAGAGAAGTACAAATTCAAGAGACTACGCTAAACTCGAGAAGAAGTGGGAAACGTCCTCGTTACAACGAGGAAAGTGATGAAAGCAATACAATGCCAGTTAGAAACCGACGTAAAATTAAACGGCAGTCTTATGCAGAAAATAGTGACGAAAGTTTACCAGAACCTGAAAACGTACTAGGCATTAGTATAAGTAGTAGAGGACGTGTACGCAAAATGACCGAACGAGCACGGGCTTTCCTTGGGAGTCTAGAATCACCCTAA
- the Rpl13a gene encoding ribosomal protein L13A: MTGFSNKPILIDGRGHLLGRLAAIIAKTILQGNKVIVVRSEQLNISGNFFRNKLKFMSFLRKRCNVNPARGPFHFRAPSKILWKTVRGMIPHKTQRGKDAIRRLKVYEGCPPPYDRRKRVVVPGAMRVMCLKPGRKYCHVGRLSHEVGWKYKAVVRTLENKRRVRAIAEVQNRDKLKKFTKQAGQTVVKATKPFTEIINSFGYN; the protein is encoded by the exons ATGACTGGCTTCAGTAATAAG CCAATATTAATCGATGGCCGTGGCCATTTACTTGGCCGTTTGGCAGCAATTATTGCCAAAACGATTCTGCAAGGCAACAAAGTGATTGTTGTTCGCAGTGAACAACTTAATATCTCTGgtaactttttcag gaACAAGTTGAAATTCATGTCATTTTTACGTAAAAGATGTAACGTAAATCCAGCTCGTGGACCCTTCCATTTCCGTGCACCTAGTAAAATACTATGGAAGACAGTTCGTG GAATGATTCCACATAAAACACAAAGAGGAAAGGATGCTATAAGAAGGTTAAAGGTTTATGAAGGATGCCCACCACCGTATGATCGTAGGAAACGTGTTGTTGTACCAGGCGCAATGCGAGTTATGTGTCTAAAACCTGGCAGGAAG TATTGTCACGTAGGCAGATTATCTCATGAAGTGGGATGGAAATATAAGGCTGTGGTACGCACATTGGAAAACAAGAGGCGTGTCAGAGCAATTGCTGAGGTTCAAAACAGGGACAAACTCAAG AAATTTACCAAACAAGCTGGGCAGACAGTTGTCAAAGCTACAAAACCATTCACTGAAATTATTAATAGTTTTGGATACAATTAA